Proteins encoded together in one Marinobacter sp. Arc7-DN-1 window:
- a CDS encoding TonB-dependent receptor plug domain-containing protein, producing the protein MHQATKTAEVKKGRLFLTCLSTTLIVGALLPSTGFGQSPTSDLMPGLLALDGVQTEIPQVLTTTRLRQSKLRVPGTTTILTGDMIRDLGIMNLVEAFRLVPGMVVGAYGSNNPVAAYHGTSQYEQRRMQVQIDGRTAYRVSLADVDWITMPVALENIERIEVSRGPNSAADGINAFLGSINIITRSPQDTAGVEAYATAGSRGFVRTFTSAGEASQAGSWRLSYEKRKSNGFDTIRDGVTPFHDGHNVNNFNFDSTVNIDNRHSVDVRAGVIDGINEEDPDRSGKLGAITPPDIMADDYYLQVQFNGATSPNHFYHVQASHQVQQRRQRWSVRIPELPEPGEAPPTAPDFLADLFPPGVPLPSQTSPLIADLNEDIKESRHEFEIQDTIIFNPGLKLVSGLGYRNDGYDSETFFNGKGSTYQSRLFANLEYSPSHWLTLNAGGNWERTSTTDEGYFSPRIASNFILNNNHALRFVFSRAVRTPDAFEQSPDWSYRPANVRAPYEALEGTRLLIEDLVDSSTSTYGEDLDEEWITSREISYFGQFRFEQAMLSTEIRYFNDDFRDMISGVINEEEWFIANNVAMKQEGVELETSLTFPGTMLRATYAYMDQEGYYTGGPAALSPKDQRYVVGLLSRLSARHSGSAAWIQELPFELQSSVSYYWTNEVRETRFERADFRLARRVDRPDYSYVLALTIQHYLDLQAWMSPDNRIEDHNQFFVEAGIRF; encoded by the coding sequence ATGCACCAAGCGACAAAAACGGCAGAAGTGAAAAAGGGCCGCCTTTTCCTGACCTGCCTCAGCACCACTTTGATTGTCGGTGCGTTGTTACCGTCGACAGGATTCGGCCAATCCCCCACATCTGATCTCATGCCCGGCTTGCTCGCCCTTGATGGTGTGCAAACCGAGATACCCCAGGTTCTGACGACAACACGATTACGGCAGTCAAAACTTCGGGTGCCCGGCACGACCACCATCCTCACCGGCGACATGATTCGCGATCTGGGCATCATGAACCTGGTTGAAGCCTTCAGGCTGGTTCCCGGCATGGTCGTTGGTGCATATGGCAGCAACAACCCGGTCGCCGCCTATCACGGAACATCCCAGTACGAGCAACGACGGATGCAGGTTCAGATCGATGGCCGTACGGCTTATCGGGTCAGCCTGGCAGACGTTGACTGGATTACCATGCCGGTAGCCTTGGAAAACATAGAACGGATCGAGGTGAGCCGTGGTCCTAACTCCGCCGCAGATGGTATCAACGCCTTCCTGGGCAGTATCAATATAATCACGCGCTCACCCCAGGACACCGCCGGCGTGGAAGCGTATGCAACCGCTGGCTCCCGGGGCTTTGTCAGGACCTTTACGTCCGCAGGCGAGGCCAGCCAGGCCGGTAGTTGGCGGCTTTCTTACGAAAAGCGCAAGTCAAATGGTTTCGACACCATCAGGGATGGAGTAACCCCCTTTCACGATGGCCACAACGTCAACAACTTCAACTTTGACAGCACTGTAAACATCGACAATCGCCACTCCGTGGATGTCCGAGCCGGCGTGATCGACGGCATCAACGAAGAGGATCCTGACAGATCCGGTAAGCTGGGCGCAATAACGCCCCCCGACATTATGGCGGACGACTACTACCTGCAGGTCCAGTTTAATGGCGCCACCTCCCCCAATCACTTTTATCATGTTCAAGCCAGCCACCAGGTTCAGCAGCGCCGTCAACGCTGGTCTGTCAGAATCCCCGAACTACCGGAACCGGGAGAAGCCCCGCCAACTGCTCCGGATTTTTTGGCGGACTTGTTTCCTCCGGGAGTGCCACTCCCTTCCCAGACCTCTCCGCTCATCGCAGATCTGAATGAGGATATCAAGGAATCCCGTCATGAATTCGAGATTCAGGACACGATCATCTTCAATCCGGGCCTGAAACTGGTGTCCGGTCTGGGCTACCGCAACGACGGCTACGACTCGGAAACCTTCTTCAATGGCAAAGGCAGTACTTATCAGAGCCGGCTGTTCGCCAACCTGGAATACTCACCGAGCCATTGGCTGACCCTCAACGCGGGCGGAAACTGGGAACGAACCTCTACGACCGACGAGGGCTATTTTTCTCCGAGGATCGCATCCAATTTTATTCTGAACAACAACCATGCCCTGAGGTTTGTCTTCTCCCGGGCTGTGCGTACACCGGATGCTTTTGAACAGTCCCCCGACTGGTCCTACCGGCCGGCCAATGTGCGCGCCCCTTACGAAGCGCTCGAGGGCACCCGCCTGCTGATCGAGGATCTGGTGGATAGCAGCACCTCCACCTATGGAGAAGATCTCGATGAGGAGTGGATCACCTCCCGGGAAATCAGCTATTTTGGTCAGTTCCGTTTTGAGCAGGCGATGCTGTCCACGGAGATCCGGTATTTCAACGATGATTTCCGGGACATGATCAGTGGGGTCATTAACGAAGAAGAGTGGTTCATCGCCAACAACGTTGCCATGAAGCAGGAAGGTGTCGAACTTGAGACCTCACTCACATTCCCGGGCACCATGCTGCGAGCCACTTATGCTTACATGGATCAGGAAGGGTATTATACCGGTGGTCCTGCCGCCCTCTCGCCCAAGGACCAGAGATATGTGGTCGGCCTGCTTTCCCGACTGTCTGCCCGTCACTCGGGTAGCGCTGCCTGGATACAGGAGCTGCCATTCGAACTACAATCTTCAGTATCCTATTACTGGACTAACGAAGTCCGGGAGACCCGCTTTGAGCGCGCTGATTTTCGCCTCGCCAGGCGCGTTGACAGGCCGGACTACAGCTATGTGCTGGCTTTGACGATCCAGCATTATCTTGATCTTCAGGCCTGGATGAGCCCGGACAACCGGATTGAGGACCACAACCAGTTTTTCGTTGAGGCTGGAATTCGCTTCTGA
- a CDS encoding LysR family transcriptional regulator: protein MKLNYHHLYYFWKVARTGHLTRAADSLHISQSALSGQIRKLEESLGHDLFIREGRRLKLSEAGRMAFSYAEEIFRQGEELSALFASGAQPNREILRIGAVATLSRNFQEGFLQPLLNREDLELSLQSSHIDELLRRLSAHRLDLILSNQTVQGDEQNPWRSRLIAKQPVSIIGPTGLEVQREFPEMLRNRSLIVPGPDNNIRQAFDQLCEYHRLRPHIAAEVDDMAMMRLLTRDTGHFAIMPPVVVRDELKSGALSDYGALPGVFEEFYAISIRRQFETPALRALLSQTSDNFLAQPTVDHSD from the coding sequence ATGAAGCTCAATTACCACCACCTGTATTATTTCTGGAAGGTTGCCCGCACCGGCCATCTCACCCGGGCGGCAGACTCCCTGCATATTTCCCAGTCCGCTCTTTCAGGGCAGATCCGGAAACTGGAGGAAAGCCTCGGCCATGACCTGTTCATTCGGGAGGGGCGCCGGCTCAAGCTGTCCGAGGCGGGACGCATGGCTTTCTCCTATGCCGAAGAAATCTTCCGGCAAGGTGAGGAACTGTCGGCCCTGTTTGCCTCAGGCGCGCAACCGAACCGGGAAATCCTCCGCATTGGCGCCGTCGCGACCCTGTCACGGAACTTTCAGGAGGGTTTTCTGCAACCCTTACTGAACCGGGAGGATCTGGAGCTTAGCCTGCAAAGCAGCCACATCGATGAATTGCTGCGGCGTCTGTCGGCCCATCGACTGGACCTGATTCTTTCCAATCAGACAGTACAGGGGGATGAGCAGAACCCCTGGCGCTCCCGTCTGATCGCCAAACAGCCGGTAAGCATCATTGGCCCGACGGGCCTGGAGGTGCAAAGAGAGTTCCCTGAGATGCTCAGGAACCGGAGCCTGATTGTTCCGGGACCGGACAACAACATACGCCAGGCTTTTGATCAGCTCTGCGAATACCACAGGCTCCGCCCGCACATTGCCGCGGAAGTGGACGACATGGCCATGATGCGACTGCTGACACGGGACACCGGGCACTTTGCCATCATGCCGCCGGTGGTGGTGCGGGACGAACTTAAAAGCGGGGCCCTGTCGGATTACGGCGCCCTGCCCGGCGTCTTCGAGGAATTCTACGCCATCAGCATCCGGCGCCAGTTCGAGACTCCAGCGCTGCGGGCGCTGCTTTCGCAGACCTCTGATAATTTTCTCGCCCAGCCCACGGTTGATCATTCTGACTAG
- a CDS encoding FadR/GntR family transcriptional regulator: MLERIRKGSLVETAIESLRNAIEKGDWDVGDRLPVESELSDALGVGRNTVREAVRVLVHVGMLETRQGDGTYVRATRDAGETLRRITRTQLADQLEVRIMLETEAAKLAAARRTVQDLRNMTSALDARAKAGGDLQSRIRHDEAFHHALVAASHNPALAELYNYFSHAVSQTIEQTETNTDLPEPSQEDHELLLAAVRRQDETRAENLARELLKPSLQALKRQES; encoded by the coding sequence ATGCTAGAACGTATCCGCAAAGGCTCGCTTGTGGAAACCGCGATAGAAAGCCTCCGAAATGCCATCGAAAAAGGCGACTGGGATGTTGGCGATCGTCTGCCGGTGGAATCGGAGTTATCAGACGCTCTCGGGGTAGGCCGGAACACTGTCCGCGAAGCGGTTCGGGTGTTGGTGCATGTGGGGATGCTGGAAACCCGGCAGGGAGATGGCACCTACGTGCGCGCCACCCGGGACGCCGGCGAAACACTCCGCAGGATCACCCGTACCCAACTGGCGGATCAGCTGGAAGTGCGCATTATGCTGGAAACCGAAGCCGCCAAGCTGGCTGCGGCAAGGCGCACAGTCCAGGATCTGCGGAACATGACCAGCGCCCTCGATGCGCGGGCCAAAGCCGGTGGGGATCTGCAAAGCCGCATCCGCCATGATGAAGCCTTCCACCACGCCCTGGTGGCGGCCTCCCATAACCCGGCACTGGCTGAGCTGTACAATTACTTCTCCCACGCCGTCAGCCAGACCATCGAGCAGACCGAAACCAATACCGACCTGCCAGAGCCGTCCCAGGAAGATCATGAACTTCTGCTGGCCGCGGTCCGCCGGCAGGATGAGACCAGGGCGGAGAACCTTGCCAGGGAATTATTGAAACCCAGCCTTCAGGCGCTCAAGCGGCAGGAGTCCTGA
- a CDS encoding bile acid:sodium symporter family protein translates to MRFRIDTFTLLLLGAIVLATFLPATGQAGDMLATAGTVAVALLFFFHGAALSREQIVSGATHWRLHILITSLTFIFFPLAVLPINGLSDIVPTWMPKDLGLGFLYLGVLPSAVSSSIAYTAMARGNVPAAICSAAASNVFGMMLTPFLLLLLVSTSGGGDFSVAEALKDIILQLLLPFTVGHAMRPWLGGYLARNESLMARYDKCVIWLIVYSAFSFSVESGLWQKLPLQAILFAIALCLGLLSLFIVFARFLVRRFGFSLEDEAAVVFCGSKKSLASGLPMAKVLFSGHPGFGMIVLPIMCYNQIQVIVGAILAQKYREKIEQANAEKAE, encoded by the coding sequence ATGAGGTTCAGGATTGATACCTTCACCCTGCTCCTGCTCGGCGCCATCGTTCTGGCAACGTTTCTGCCCGCTACGGGCCAGGCCGGAGACATGCTGGCGACCGCCGGCACGGTAGCGGTCGCCCTGCTCTTCTTCTTCCACGGTGCCGCCCTGTCCCGGGAGCAGATTGTTTCCGGGGCCACCCATTGGCGCCTGCACATTCTGATCACATCGCTCACGTTCATTTTCTTCCCGCTGGCGGTGTTGCCCATCAACGGCCTGAGCGACATTGTGCCAACCTGGATGCCGAAAGATCTGGGCCTGGGGTTCCTGTACCTGGGTGTACTGCCATCAGCGGTCTCCTCCTCCATCGCCTACACGGCCATGGCCCGGGGCAACGTACCTGCGGCCATCTGCAGCGCCGCCGCCTCCAATGTCTTCGGCATGATGCTGACACCCTTCCTGCTTCTGCTGCTGGTGAGCACCTCGGGGGGCGGAGACTTTTCAGTGGCCGAAGCGCTGAAAGACATTATCCTGCAACTACTACTCCCCTTCACGGTTGGCCACGCCATGCGGCCCTGGCTGGGCGGTTACCTGGCGCGAAATGAAAGCCTGATGGCACGCTACGACAAGTGTGTAATCTGGTTGATTGTCTACTCGGCCTTTTCCTTCTCGGTGGAAAGCGGCCTGTGGCAGAAACTGCCGTTGCAGGCGATCCTGTTCGCTATCGCGTTGTGCCTGGGTTTGCTCTCGCTGTTTATAGTGTTTGCCAGGTTTCTGGTGCGGCGATTCGGCTTCAGCCTCGAAGACGAGGCAGCTGTCGTGTTCTGCGGTTCCAAGAAGAGCCTGGCATCAGGGTTGCCCATGGCGAAGGTACTGTTCTCCGGCCACCCGGGCTTCGGGATGATCGTTTTGCCGATCATGTGCTACAACCAGATCCAGGTGATCGTCGGGGCAATCCTTGCGCAGAAATACCGGGAGAAGATTGAACAGGCCAATGCAGAAAAAGCGGAATAA
- a CDS encoding J domain-containing protein has protein sequence MNCWEILGIEPTGDRRRIQDAYEQQLKFASDAEARRLEQAFREAVGDAPEPLEEEPVAVRLQEQGRAGDEVADRPLDANDGQVVREVVIQIKALLNDSSRSKDVGIWKAILNEPPADQKPLRREIGRQLEPQLRPMAENGTFPAPVAQFLGDWFNWFSVEQVRDLPDERNYPEREMAEAQDDEPPQMVNFWPAIIGWIVGLVILAALFGGMGGG, from the coding sequence ATGAATTGTTGGGAAATCCTCGGAATTGAGCCCACCGGCGACCGCCGGAGGATCCAGGATGCGTATGAGCAACAGCTAAAATTTGCCTCTGATGCCGAGGCCCGGCGCCTTGAGCAGGCGTTTCGGGAGGCGGTGGGTGATGCCCCGGAGCCACTGGAGGAAGAGCCGGTAGCCGTTCGGCTGCAGGAGCAGGGCCGGGCCGGGGATGAGGTGGCTGATCGTCCACTTGATGCCAACGACGGCCAGGTTGTCCGTGAGGTGGTTATCCAGATCAAGGCGCTGCTGAACGACTCCTCCCGGAGCAAGGACGTCGGTATCTGGAAGGCGATTCTTAATGAACCGCCAGCGGATCAGAAGCCATTGCGCCGGGAGATTGGCCGACAGCTTGAGCCGCAGTTGCGCCCAATGGCTGAAAACGGCACGTTTCCCGCTCCTGTCGCCCAGTTTCTCGGGGACTGGTTTAACTGGTTCAGCGTTGAGCAGGTTCGGGATTTGCCGGATGAGCGCAATTACCCAGAACGGGAGATGGCGGAAGCGCAGGACGATGAGCCTCCCCAGATGGTCAATTTCTGGCCTGCGATCATTGGCTGGATTGTGGGCCTGGTCATTCTTGCCGCGCTCTTTGGCGGAATGGGGGGCGGTTAA
- a CDS encoding NADH-quinone oxidoreductase subunit L produces the protein MNPIAEFSSLLVLAIWLMLPVALFALAGLSGWLKSPLKRNHCWRIAGWLMVLSMAASLLVATLLIIQSVVVGDSNTLATLGSRFGLYPDGIAVWMALMVAFVGWVILRFAHNYLSQDPGRDRFLPWFLVTIASVLVLVFTNNLLILAGAWIGVSLALHHLLTLYQDRPQARMAAVQKFIVSRAGDVLVISGVVLLYLHYGTFYLPEMVTSETARAGGSPELTMASVALALAAILKCAQIPFHGWLIRVMEAPTPVSALLHAGVINLGGFLWLRLFPVFDGFTAGHLLLLVIGGLTAVVAALTMMTQHSVKHALAWSTCAQMGFMLFEIGMGAYTLALLHLLAHSLYKAHSFLASGRTVVVSAAGGFAEPPVASRMLWAGSTGLVATLILFQAPWIVEHNPVFGALLVLAVAAAAMGIPAGATASVKFKLAGMSVLLVPVYSLLHTLVGPAVPVHEGFAVPPVGYALGAAMVALLALCSLLIVLGARFRATRVLGAHFRQGLYLDLPFDRLTRQLAAEALRVPSMFRRVPHHPFRLEERS, from the coding sequence ATGAATCCAATCGCTGAATTTTCTTCGTTACTGGTACTGGCCATCTGGCTGATGCTGCCGGTGGCCCTTTTTGCGCTGGCCGGATTGAGCGGCTGGCTGAAAAGCCCCCTGAAGCGGAATCACTGCTGGCGCATTGCCGGCTGGCTGATGGTGCTCTCAATGGCCGCGTCTTTACTGGTTGCCACTTTGCTTATCATCCAGTCCGTGGTCGTTGGCGACAGCAACACACTGGCTACCCTCGGCAGTCGCTTTGGCTTGTACCCGGATGGTATCGCCGTCTGGATGGCTCTGATGGTGGCGTTCGTTGGGTGGGTGATTCTGCGGTTTGCGCACAATTATCTCAGCCAGGATCCCGGCCGTGATCGCTTCCTTCCCTGGTTCCTGGTTACGATCGCTTCGGTTCTGGTTCTGGTTTTCACCAATAACCTGCTGATTCTGGCAGGCGCCTGGATTGGTGTCAGCCTGGCCCTGCACCACCTTCTTACGCTTTACCAGGACCGGCCACAGGCGCGAATGGCAGCGGTTCAGAAGTTTATCGTCAGCCGCGCCGGAGACGTGCTGGTGATTTCGGGTGTGGTGTTGCTGTATCTCCACTACGGCACCTTTTACCTGCCAGAGATGGTGACGAGCGAGACCGCCCGTGCAGGTGGTTCGCCGGAGCTGACCATGGCCTCGGTGGCCCTGGCTCTGGCGGCCATTCTCAAGTGTGCCCAGATCCCCTTCCATGGCTGGCTTATCCGGGTGATGGAGGCGCCGACGCCGGTTTCTGCACTGTTGCATGCCGGCGTGATCAACCTCGGCGGATTTCTGTGGCTGCGTTTGTTCCCGGTCTTCGACGGATTCACCGCCGGACACCTGTTACTGCTGGTGATTGGCGGCCTCACAGCGGTCGTTGCGGCGCTCACCATGATGACCCAACACTCCGTGAAGCATGCTCTGGCCTGGTCCACCTGTGCGCAGATGGGGTTCATGCTGTTTGAAATCGGCATGGGAGCCTACACGCTGGCGCTGCTGCATCTGTTGGCTCACTCGCTTTATAAGGCCCACTCCTTCCTGGCCTCCGGGCGCACGGTGGTGGTGTCGGCGGCGGGTGGCTTTGCCGAGCCTCCAGTGGCCAGCCGGATGCTCTGGGCGGGCTCAACCGGGCTGGTCGCAACTCTGATTCTGTTCCAGGCTCCGTGGATTGTTGAGCACAACCCGGTTTTCGGGGCGCTGCTGGTGCTTGCAGTCGCCGCCGCGGCCATGGGCATACCGGCCGGCGCAACCGCTTCAGTAAAATTCAAACTGGCAGGCATGTCGGTGTTGCTGGTTCCGGTCTATTCACTGCTGCATACGCTGGTGGGGCCGGCGGTGCCCGTGCATGAGGGTTTTGCCGTTCCTCCGGTCGGTTACGCACTGGGGGCGGCAATGGTCGCGTTGCTGGCCCTATGTTCGCTGCTGATTGTTCTGGGCGCCCGTTTCCGGGCAACCCGGGTGCTCGGCGCCCACTTCCGGCAGGGGCTCTATCTCGACCTGCCGTTTGACCGGCTGACCCGTCAGCTGGCGGCCGAAGCGCTGAGGGTGCCGTCAATGTTTCGTAGAGTTCCCCATCATCCGTTCAGACTGGAGGAAAGATCATGA
- a CDS encoding flavin-containing monooxygenase: protein MTPPSERERPSILIIGAGFGGLGIAIKLKLAGYTNLTLLEKADRVGGTWRDNTYPGAACDVQSHFYSYSFEPKHDWSRKFGLQREILGYMEHCVAKYRLADHIRFNSEVQEAAFDDNNNQWTVTLATGEQLTASVLITATGQLNQPAWPKLDGLERFKGKLFHSARWDHGYDLTGKRVAVIGTGASAIQFVPEIAPKVKQLDLFQRSAAWVLPKPDRPFKPWEQALFQKVPAWDRVYRYLIYWKNESRALAFTKFSGLLEFHANQAKREARKQVTDPAKLHRIIPDYKIGCKRILISNDWYPAINRPNVNLITDPIDHIDETGVVTRDSHHHPVDAIICGTGFRASEFLSPMRITGRSGKTLNEAWQNGAAAFKGITVSGFPNLFMLYGPNTNLAHNSILYMLESQFRYVLGCLDALGKYPGSAMDVRQDRQDRFTHVVQDGLEDTVWSSGCTSWYLDANGRNTINWPGFTFTYRFATRRVDTADYQFIYPSQPSD from the coding sequence ATGACCCCGCCCAGCGAACGTGAACGCCCATCCATTCTGATCATTGGCGCCGGTTTCGGCGGCCTCGGAATAGCCATAAAACTGAAGCTGGCGGGCTACACCAACCTGACACTGCTGGAAAAAGCCGACCGGGTGGGTGGCACCTGGCGCGACAATACCTACCCTGGCGCAGCCTGCGATGTCCAGTCCCACTTCTACTCCTACTCGTTTGAACCCAAGCACGACTGGTCCAGAAAATTTGGCCTGCAACGGGAAATCCTCGGGTACATGGAACACTGTGTCGCCAAATACCGGCTGGCCGACCACATCCGTTTTAATTCGGAAGTGCAGGAGGCGGCTTTTGATGACAACAACAATCAATGGACCGTTACTCTGGCCACCGGCGAGCAACTGACCGCAAGCGTGCTGATCACGGCAACAGGCCAGTTGAATCAGCCCGCCTGGCCAAAGCTCGATGGCCTGGAGCGCTTCAAAGGCAAGCTGTTTCATTCAGCCCGCTGGGATCACGGCTATGATCTGACGGGTAAGCGGGTAGCGGTTATCGGTACTGGCGCGAGTGCCATCCAGTTTGTGCCGGAGATTGCCCCAAAGGTAAAACAGCTGGACCTGTTCCAGCGCTCTGCCGCCTGGGTGCTGCCCAAGCCGGACCGCCCCTTCAAACCCTGGGAGCAGGCCTTGTTCCAGAAAGTCCCGGCCTGGGACCGGGTCTACCGCTATCTGATCTACTGGAAAAACGAAAGCCGGGCCCTGGCATTCACCAAATTCAGCGGATTGCTGGAGTTCCATGCCAACCAGGCAAAACGAGAAGCCAGAAAGCAGGTCACCGACCCGGCAAAGCTGCACCGTATCATCCCCGATTACAAAATCGGCTGTAAGCGCATTCTGATTTCCAACGATTGGTACCCGGCCATTAACCGGCCAAATGTGAATCTGATTACCGACCCCATTGACCATATTGATGAGACCGGTGTAGTTACCCGAGACAGCCACCACCACCCGGTGGATGCCATCATCTGCGGGACCGGTTTCCGGGCCTCGGAGTTTCTCTCCCCCATGCGGATAACCGGCCGGAGCGGGAAGACCCTGAACGAGGCCTGGCAGAACGGCGCAGCCGCCTTCAAAGGCATCACCGTCAGCGGCTTTCCCAATCTGTTCATGCTGTATGGCCCCAACACCAACCTGGCCCACAACTCCATTCTGTACATGCTGGAGTCCCAGTTCCGTTATGTCCTCGGTTGCCTGGATGCGCTCGGAAAATACCCCGGCTCCGCCATGGACGTTCGCCAGGACAGGCAGGACCGGTTTACCCATGTCGTCCAGGACGGGCTTGAAGACACTGTCTGGAGTTCCGGGTGTACTTCCTGGTACCTTGATGCTAATGGCCGGAATACCATTAACTGGCCGGGGTTTACCTTCACCTATCGTTTCGCGACACGACGGGTGGACACTGCGGACTATCAGTTTATTTATCCCTCTCAGCCATCTGACTGA